In Cicer arietinum cultivar CDC Frontier isolate Library 1 chromosome 1, Cicar.CDCFrontier_v2.0, whole genome shotgun sequence, one DNA window encodes the following:
- the LOC101515040 gene encoding pentatricopeptide repeat-containing protein At3g62470, mitochondrial-like, translating into MYYISINFKSGPNIEEFAGSINGYPINLNLPASLSVVATPLHFVAFCRVNGTSNPMNLSLRHITKTSSSNNIPITTLFLDSTLPHGTFSVFTTTKLRSFHQGRRTNGHQRRREQVCLPCGSSFPLSRLLYYPLNRSFHHSCFQIPLLLPHPSSFLVLQKKLLISHLGCFSRLPFSSFHEKFLFLDNYRGFGSVSNSGVESDTEGEGSDGGVNAESCADSDEVNRVCKVIDELFALDRNMEAVLDECGVMLSHDFVVDVLQRFKHARKPAFRFFCWAGKRPGFDHDSRTYNCMMDILGKTRQFETMVAMLDEMGEKGLLTMETFAIAIKAFASAKERKKAVGIFDLMKKYKFKVGVDAVNFLLDSLCAAKLIKEAQVVFEKLKDRFVPNLQTYTILLNGWCRVRNLLEAGTVWNEMIDKGFMPDIVAHNIMLVGLLRCRKKSDSIKLFEVMKAKGPSPNVHSYTILIQDLCKQKMMREAVDYFDEMVDRGCQPDVALYTCLITGFGKQKKMDIVYDLLKEMRERGCPPDGRTYNALIKLMVSQHMPDDAVRVYRKMIQSGIEPTIHTYNMIMKSYFVTKNYEMGRAVWDEMRHKGCCPDDNSYIVFIGGLIRQGRPDEACKYLEEMMQKGMKAPQLDYNKFAADFSKYGNPVILEELARKMNFAGKFEVSNVLASWADMMKKNVKRREAAESCRQFS; encoded by the exons ATGTATTACAT ATCCATAAACTTTAAAAGTGGGCCAAACATTGAGGAATTTGCAGGGTCCATCAACGGTTACCCAATCAACCTCAATTTACCAGCTTCCCTTTCCGTCGTTGCCACTCCACTTCACTTTGTTGCTTTCTGCAGAGTTAATGGCACTTCAAATCCAATGAATCTCTCTCTCCGACACATTACCAAAACCTCATCCTCCAACAACATTCCAATCACAACGTTGTTCCTAGATTCCACACTGCCACATGGCACCTTCAGTGTCTTCACCACCACCAAGCTTCGCTCTTTCCATCAGGGACGACGAACAAATGGACACCAAAGAAGAAGAGAGCAAGTGTGCTTACCTTGTGGTAGCTCTTTTCCCTTGTCTCGTTTGCTTTATTATCCTCTTAATCGCTCTTTCCATCATtcttgttttcaaattccacttcTTTTGCCACACCCCTCTTCATTCCTTGTTCTACAAAAAAAACTGTTGATTTCCCATTTGGGTTGTTTTTCTAGGTTACCCTTTTCTAGTTTCCATGAAAAGTTTCTGTTTTTGGATAATTATAGGGGATTTGGTAGTGTTAGTAATAGTGGGGTTGAATCTGATACTGAGGGTGAGGGTAGTGATGGTGGTGTTAATGCTGAGTCATGTGCAGATTCAGACGAGGTTAATAGGGTATGCAAGGTGATTGATGAATTGTTTGCTTTGGATAGGAACATGGAGGCAGTTCTTGATGAATGTGGGGTTATGTTATCACATGATTTTGTTGTGGATGTGTTGCAAAGGTTCAAACATGCTAGGAAGCCTGCATTTAGGTTCTTTTGTTGGGCTGGGAAAAGGCCTGGTTTTGATCACGATTCAAGAACTTATAACTGCATGATGGATATTTTAGGGAAGACTAGACAATTTGAGACTATGGTAGCAATGCTTGATGAAATGGGTGAGAAGGGTCTTTTGACAATGGAGACTTTTGCAATTGCTATCAAGGCATTTGCTTCTGCTAAGGAAAGGAAAAAAGCTGTTGGGATCTTTGATCTTATGAAGAAGTATAAGTTTAAAGTTGGCGTTGATGCTGTTAATTTCTTGCTTGATAGTCTTTGTGCGGCGAAGCTTATTAAAGAAGCCCAAGTTGTGTTTGAAAAACTTAAAGATAGATTTGTTCCCAATTTACAAACTTACACCATACTTCTTAATGGTTGGTGTAGGGTTAGAAACTTGTTGGAGGCCGGGACGGTGTGGAATGAGATGATTGATAAGGGATTTATGCCAGATATTGTTGCACATAATATTATGCTTGTAGGGTTGTTAAGGTGTAGGAAGAAGTCTGATAGCATTAAGTTATTTGAAGTCATGAAAGCCAAAGGTCCGTCGCCGAACGTTCACAGTTATACAATATTGATACAGGACTTGTGCAAACAAAAGATGATGAGAGAAGCTGTAGATTATTTTGACGAAATGGTGGATCGCGGCTGTCAACCTGATGTTGCACTTTACACTTGTTTGATCACCGGGTTTGGAAAGCAGAAGAAAATGGATATAGTATATGATTTATTGAAGGAAATGA GGGAAAGAGGTTGTCCACCTGATGGAAGGACCTACAATGCTTTGATAAAACTGATGGTAAGCCAACATATGCCAGACGATGCAGTGAGAGTATATAGGAAAATGATTCAAAGTGGCATCGAACCAACGATTCACACATACAACATGATAATGAAATCGTATTTTGTGACGAAAAATTATGAAATGGGCCGAGCAGTTTGGGACGAGATGCGTCACAAGGGGTGCTGTCCTGATGATAACTCCTACATTGTATTCATCGGTGGCCTTATAAGACAAGGCAGGCCAGATGAGGCATGTAAATATTTAGAGGAAATGATGCAGAAAGGGATGAAAGCTCCTCAGCTTGATTATAACAAGTTTGCtgctgatttttctaagtatgGGAATCCTGTCATACTTGAGGAGTTAGCTAGAAAGATGAATTTTGCTGGTAAGTTTGAAGTGTCTAATGTATTAGCCAGTTGGGCTGATATGATGAAGAAAAATGTCAAGAGAAGAGAGGCTGCAGAATCTTGTAGGCAGTTTTCATGA